One Myxococcales bacterium genomic region harbors:
- a CDS encoding class I SAM-dependent methyltransferase, which yields MVSPRPACPACGASVLPKFLFRVSNETIVACPRCGLGFVDGAPTRDTRDLYDEAYFTADGALGYADYEGSEAVLRGEFGRTVSALGEHVGGGRLVELGAAFGFFLLEAGARYSCVGVEVSEPAATAARARGLDVRTGVYDDPMAEAVGPVDACVMLDVIEHLADPYDVVRRVSQNLAPGGALMLTTGDFGSIASRLAGKRWRLMTPPEHLYFFTEASLRALLARAGLHVVEVVRPWKVVPLGLALHQAVTKLGLPAPPPLLGGVGVPLNLFDAMRVVARKPA from the coding sequence ATGGTCTCTCCCCGTCCGGCGTGCCCCGCGTGCGGCGCCTCCGTGCTCCCCAAGTTCCTCTTTCGTGTCTCGAACGAGACCATCGTCGCGTGCCCCCGATGTGGCCTCGGCTTCGTCGACGGAGCGCCCACGCGTGACACGCGCGACCTCTACGACGAGGCCTATTTCACCGCGGACGGCGCGCTCGGCTACGCGGACTACGAGGGGAGCGAGGCCGTGCTTCGCGGCGAGTTCGGGCGGACGGTCTCGGCGCTCGGCGAGCACGTGGGAGGGGGTCGGCTCGTCGAGCTCGGCGCGGCGTTCGGCTTCTTCTTGCTCGAGGCGGGCGCGCGGTATTCCTGCGTGGGGGTCGAGGTGTCGGAGCCCGCGGCGACGGCCGCTCGTGCGCGTGGCCTCGACGTACGTACGGGGGTCTACGACGACCCGATGGCCGAGGCCGTCGGGCCCGTCGACGCGTGCGTGATGCTCGACGTGATCGAGCACCTCGCCGATCCGTACGACGTGGTCCGTCGGGTTTCGCAGAACCTCGCGCCGGGTGGCGCGCTGATGCTCACGACGGGGGATTTCGGCTCGATCGCGAGCCGCCTCGCTGGCAAACGTTGGCGCCTCATGACCCCGCCGGAGCATCTCTATTTCTTCACCGAGGCTTCCCTTCGGGCGCTCCTCGCGCGCGCGGGGCTCCACGTGGTCGAGGTCGTCCGGCCGTGGAAGGTCGTGCCGCTCGGGCTCGCGCTGCACCAGGCGGTCACGAAGCTCGGCCTGCCGGCGCCGCCGCCCCTGCTCGGTGGGGTGGGGGTCCCCCTGAACCTCTTCGACGCGATGCGAGTGGTCGCGCGAAAGCCTGCGTGA
- a CDS encoding glycosyltransferase family 2 protein produces MNAPRPTPSPDDDAGVESGPVRVSQGRERLLVVIPARNEAERIGAVITKLLETLPGARVLVVEDGSSDDTVGVARRSGATVLPLAVGIGYGGALQTGFKYAVRNGFSRVVTLDADGQHDPLDVPKVLARLGEGGTDLVIGSRFCSDTGYRTGAVRRATMAFFAWLTSLLAGQRISDTTSGFQAIGGKALRMFADEYPHDYPNAEVLVDLARHGGKIAEVPIVVHARTGGTSMFDVWSAAYYVVKMNLSILMVLLRKRRTLPAIPERTENGGAEP; encoded by the coding sequence ATGAACGCCCCCCGGCCGACCCCCTCCCCCGACGACGACGCGGGCGTCGAGAGCGGGCCCGTGCGCGTCTCGCAGGGCCGCGAGCGGCTCCTCGTGGTCATCCCCGCGAGGAACGAGGCCGAGCGCATCGGAGCGGTGATCACGAAGCTCCTCGAGACGCTCCCCGGGGCGCGTGTGCTCGTCGTCGAGGACGGCTCGAGCGACGACACGGTCGGCGTCGCGCGGAGGAGCGGCGCGACGGTGCTCCCGCTCGCGGTCGGGATCGGCTACGGCGGGGCACTCCAGACGGGCTTCAAGTACGCGGTTCGCAACGGTTTTTCGCGCGTCGTCACCCTCGACGCCGACGGCCAGCACGACCCGCTCGACGTGCCCAAGGTGCTCGCGCGGCTCGGCGAAGGCGGCACCGACCTCGTCATCGGCTCGAGGTTCTGCTCGGACACGGGCTACCGCACCGGGGCCGTGCGGCGCGCCACCATGGCCTTCTTCGCGTGGCTCACGAGCCTCCTCGCGGGGCAGCGCATCTCCGACACGACGAGCGGCTTCCAGGCCATAGGCGGCAAGGCCCTGCGCATGTTCGCGGACGAGTACCCCCACGACTATCCGAACGCCGAGGTGCTCGTCGACCTCGCGCGGCACGGCGGCAAGATCGCCGAGGTGCCCATCGTCGTGCACGCGCGCACGGGCGGCACCTCGATGTTCGACGTGTGGAGCGCGGCCTACTACGTCGTCAAAATGAACCTCTCGATCCTCATGGTGCTCCTCCGCAAGCGGCGCACCCTCCCCGCGATCCCCGAACGAACCGAGAACGGAGGCGCCGAGCCGTGA
- a CDS encoding DUF2304 domain-containing protein translates to MSPQGNVVIGALATVLLLVMLNMLRKRKISEEVSLIWIVAFASVIVLVALPGLTARLTHLVGAIYPASVLTLLALAFIGVMLVYSSVKISRLSQEVRALAQRQVIVEAENQALRARLEAEGGPRSEGEPSR, encoded by the coding sequence GTGAGCCCGCAAGGTAACGTCGTCATCGGGGCGCTCGCCACGGTGCTCCTCCTCGTGATGCTGAACATGCTGCGGAAGCGCAAGATCAGCGAAGAGGTGAGCCTCATCTGGATCGTGGCGTTCGCGTCGGTCATCGTGCTCGTCGCGCTGCCGGGCCTCACGGCGCGCCTCACGCACCTCGTCGGGGCCATCTATCCCGCGTCGGTGCTCACGCTGCTCGCGCTCGCGTTCATCGGGGTGATGCTCGTGTACTCGTCGGTCAAGATCTCGCGGCTCTCGCAGGAGGTGCGGGCGCTGGCGCAACGGCAGGTCATCGTCGAGGCCGAGAACCAGGCCCTCCGCGCGCGCCTCGAGGCCGAGGGCGGACCACGCTCCGAAGGCGAGCCCTCGCGATGA
- a CDS encoding SDR family NAD(P)-dependent oxidoreductase: MNLAGKRVLVTGADGFIGSHLVEALVAHGAEVRAFVVYNSLGSWGWLDTLPEATKAKLEVVAGDIRDPHVVSEAVRGVDAVLHLAALIAIPYSYVAPASYVETNVTGTLHVLTAARTHGTARVLVTSTSEVYGTARYVPIDERHPLSGQSPYAATKIGADRLAESFHKSFGVPVVIARPFNTYGPRQSARAVLPTIVTQLLSGADEIRLGNLAPTRDLNFVTDTCRGMIALAECDAAVGEEVQIATQTEVSVGDLATRLVALIRPEARIVTEAARLRPEASEVERLVGSNQKIRALTGWSPQVELDEGLARTLAWFREPGNLARYRAHHYAT, translated from the coding sequence ATGAACCTCGCGGGGAAACGCGTGCTCGTCACGGGCGCGGACGGCTTCATCGGGAGCCACCTCGTCGAGGCGCTCGTCGCCCACGGGGCCGAGGTGCGCGCGTTCGTCGTCTACAACTCGCTCGGGTCGTGGGGCTGGCTCGACACGCTCCCCGAGGCCACGAAGGCGAAGCTCGAGGTGGTCGCGGGCGACATCCGCGACCCGCACGTCGTGTCCGAGGCGGTGCGCGGCGTCGACGCGGTGCTGCACCTCGCGGCCCTTATCGCGATCCCGTACTCGTACGTGGCCCCCGCGTCGTACGTCGAGACGAACGTCACGGGCACGCTCCACGTGCTCACGGCGGCGCGCACCCACGGCACGGCGCGCGTGCTCGTCACGTCGACCTCCGAGGTGTACGGCACGGCACGCTACGTCCCCATCGACGAGCGGCACCCGCTCTCGGGCCAGTCGCCCTACGCGGCCACCAAGATCGGCGCCGACCGGCTCGCCGAGTCGTTCCACAAGTCGTTCGGGGTGCCCGTCGTGATCGCGCGCCCCTTCAACACCTACGGCCCGCGGCAGTCGGCGCGCGCCGTGCTCCCCACGATCGTCACGCAGCTCCTCTCCGGCGCCGACGAGATCCGCCTCGGCAACCTCGCGCCCACGCGCGACCTCAACTTCGTCACCGACACGTGCCGCGGCATGATCGCGCTCGCCGAGTGCGACGCCGCCGTGGGAGAAGAGGTGCAGATCGCCACCCAGACCGAGGTCTCGGTGGGCGACCTCGCGACCCGCCTGGTCGCCTTGATCCGCCCCGAGGCGCGCATCGTGACCGAGGCCGCGCGCCTCCGCCCCGAGGCCTCCGAGGTCGAGCGGCTCGTCGGAAGTAACCAAAAGATTCGGGCACTTACGGGGTGGTCGCCCCAGGTCGAGCTCGACGAAGGGCTCGCGCGGACCCTCGCCTGGTTCCGAGAGCCCGGAAACCTCGCGCGCTACCGGGCCCATCACTATGCGACGTGA
- a CDS encoding NTP transferase domain-containing protein, whose protein sequence is MRAILLAGGLGTRLKPYTTLVPKPLVPIGGEVSIIEIVIRQLVRRGFTHVTIAVNHLAELIMAFLGDGSRWGVKVDYSVESEPLGTIGPLTLVPDLPEHFLVMNGDILTDFDYASFLRGHEARSNAVSVASFQRDTKIDFGVLEYDAEGRLTAFREKPVLRFDVSMGIYALSRRVIEGLPKGKKYGFDDLMLDSLRDGASVHIVPFQGLWLDVGRPDDYDTVNETYAELKPRLGIGP, encoded by the coding sequence GTGCGCGCGATCCTCCTCGCCGGGGGCCTCGGGACCCGGCTCAAACCCTACACCACGCTGGTGCCGAAGCCGCTCGTGCCGATCGGCGGCGAAGTGTCCATCATCGAGATCGTGATCCGTCAGCTCGTGCGCCGAGGGTTCACGCACGTGACCATCGCGGTGAACCACCTCGCCGAGCTCATCATGGCCTTCCTGGGGGACGGCTCGCGCTGGGGCGTCAAGGTCGACTACTCGGTCGAGAGCGAGCCGCTCGGCACCATCGGGCCCCTCACGCTCGTGCCGGATCTGCCCGAGCACTTCCTCGTGATGAACGGCGATATCCTGACCGACTTCGACTACGCGAGCTTCCTGCGCGGCCACGAGGCGCGCTCGAACGCCGTGTCGGTCGCCTCGTTCCAACGTGACACGAAGATCGATTTCGGAGTGCTCGAGTACGACGCCGAGGGTCGGCTCACGGCCTTCCGTGAGAAGCCCGTCCTCCGCTTCGACGTGAGCATGGGGATCTACGCCCTCTCGCGGCGCGTGATCGAGGGCCTGCCCAAGGGCAAAAAGTACGGCTTCGACGATCTCATGCTCGACTCGCTCCGCGACGGCGCGAGCGTGCACATCGTGCCCTTCCAGGGGCTCTGGCTCGACGTGGGCCGGCCCGACGACTACGACACCGTGAACGAGACGTACGCGGAGCTCAAGCCGCGGCTCGGGATCGGGCCATGA
- a CDS encoding NAD-dependent epimerase/dehydratase family protein: protein MTVLVTGAAGAVGRALVPLLEAREGSVVTTDAVHTSHRAHLVADLAEPSEARALVERIRPDCIVHLAGAFSGHLETDYRANVRTTQSLLSAVSDLAPTCRIVLVGSAAEYGKVAPHENPVRETHRLAPRSIYGLTKATQTSLMHLYAALYGLDVVMARAFNLTGKGLSERLLPGRLEREIDRVRSGEIDRIVLGSLEARRDLLPVERFAAELLRVADHGARDEVYHVASGAPTRMRDYVSATLEAAGLDLGVVEETGLGSGRSADVVDVWANVEKLRGL, encoded by the coding sequence ATGACCGTCCTCGTCACGGGCGCCGCGGGCGCGGTGGGTCGCGCGCTCGTACCTCTGCTCGAGGCGCGCGAGGGCTCGGTCGTGACGACGGACGCCGTGCACACGAGCCATCGAGCTCATCTCGTGGCCGATCTCGCCGAGCCTTCGGAGGCACGCGCCCTCGTCGAGCGCATCCGCCCCGACTGCATCGTTCACCTCGCCGGAGCGTTCTCGGGGCACCTCGAGACCGACTACCGCGCGAACGTGCGCACGACGCAGAGCCTCCTCTCGGCGGTGTCCGACCTCGCGCCCACGTGCCGTATCGTGCTCGTCGGGAGCGCCGCCGAGTACGGAAAGGTCGCACCTCACGAGAACCCGGTGCGCGAGACGCACAGGCTCGCGCCGCGCAGCATCTACGGCCTCACCAAGGCCACGCAGACGTCCCTCATGCACCTCTACGCCGCGCTCTACGGGCTCGACGTGGTGATGGCGCGCGCGTTCAACCTCACGGGCAAGGGCCTCTCGGAGCGGCTCCTCCCCGGGCGGCTCGAGCGTGAGATCGACCGCGTGCGCTCGGGAGAGATCGATCGCATCGTGCTCGGCTCGCTCGAGGCGCGGCGCGATCTCTTACCCGTCGAGCGCTTCGCCGCGGAGCTCCTTCGCGTCGCGGATCACGGCGCGCGCGACGAGGTGTACCACGTGGCGAGCGGCGCCCCGACGCGCATGCGCGACTACGTGAGCGCGACCCTCGAGGCCGCGGGGCTCGACCTCGGTGTGGTCGAAGAGACGGGGCTCGGCTCCGGCCGAAGCGCGGACGTAGTGGACGTTTGGGCGAACGTGGAAAAGCTCCGTGGCCTCTGA
- a CDS encoding glycosyltransferase family 39 protein, translated as MKVRTPRLPARIDLALVALAVAIGVPHLFFPFGRDQALAASVARAWLFDGTRPYEGSFSQHPPGLLLLHAFAALFGDTHAFPFRLLCFVAVLVTGLSAPLVLAPARSRIPPGVLGLGACAASLFAHGYFDYGDSGRGGVFVAACLTVAMALLLRASHEDGQSRRAGRVLGAGALLGVALLLRPTALVFVPLLLGVVVSGERPWSRAVRHLATFVLGAGLPIGAALLVLARGNVLSDAYDLLWDGRCAYLGAHARGALDPPFAMASALTTFEPLVAPIGFLFAVFGVWAFVDGRRDDLGRRVLVAGVTLASVGAIVVERHYARFAFELLVLPVALVVSAIALDLGRLFPTATARAHLAFLAQCIFLYAVSCWEIYTPPAVYGLRWAGLTLHARGRMPLRMYAHTFDAPHEAYFPAESAEMAEWIRARAAEGDELLVRGNAHDVYVRTGLRYRGRFGSSGPLTAKGCAYKRAAWLAQDGNELRARRPRFVVVEVVDESKRSAEPDEGKGFAEPFLLLGYTEGFRTSHYVVLERPR; from the coding sequence GTGAAGGTGCGCACCCCGAGGCTCCCGGCCCGCATCGACCTCGCGCTCGTGGCGTTGGCGGTCGCGATCGGCGTCCCGCACCTCTTTTTCCCGTTCGGGCGCGATCAGGCGCTCGCCGCCTCCGTCGCGCGCGCGTGGCTCTTCGACGGCACACGACCCTACGAGGGGAGCTTCAGCCAACACCCGCCGGGCCTCTTGCTCCTCCACGCGTTCGCCGCGCTCTTCGGCGACACCCACGCGTTTCCGTTCCGGCTCCTCTGCTTCGTGGCCGTGCTGGTCACGGGGCTCTCCGCGCCACTCGTGCTCGCCCCTGCGAGGTCGCGCATCCCTCCGGGCGTCCTGGGGCTCGGCGCGTGCGCCGCGAGCCTCTTCGCCCACGGGTACTTCGACTACGGGGACTCCGGGCGAGGCGGTGTGTTCGTCGCGGCGTGCCTCACGGTGGCGATGGCGCTGCTCCTCCGCGCCTCGCACGAAGACGGGCAGTCGCGACGGGCTGGACGTGTGCTCGGCGCGGGCGCACTGCTCGGGGTGGCGCTGCTGCTTCGGCCCACGGCGCTCGTCTTCGTGCCCCTGCTCTTGGGTGTCGTGGTGTCGGGGGAGCGTCCGTGGTCGCGCGCGGTGCGCCACCTCGCGACGTTCGTGCTCGGCGCGGGGCTCCCCATCGGCGCGGCCCTGCTCGTGCTCGCGCGGGGCAACGTGCTCTCGGACGCCTACGATCTTCTCTGGGATGGCCGCTGCGCCTACCTCGGCGCACATGCGCGGGGTGCGCTCGATCCGCCCTTCGCGATGGCCTCCGCGCTCACGACGTTCGAGCCCCTCGTCGCGCCGATCGGCTTCCTTTTTGCGGTCTTCGGCGTGTGGGCGTTCGTCGATGGCCGCCGCGACGATCTCGGCCGGCGGGTGCTCGTCGCCGGCGTGACGCTCGCTTCCGTGGGCGCGATCGTGGTCGAGCGACACTACGCCCGCTTCGCCTTCGAGCTCCTCGTGCTGCCCGTCGCGCTCGTGGTGTCGGCGATCGCGCTCGACCTCGGGCGGCTCTTCCCCACGGCGACGGCGCGAGCCCACCTGGCTTTCCTTGCACAGTGCATATTTCTCTACGCGGTGTCGTGTTGGGAGATCTACACGCCGCCCGCCGTCTATGGTTTGCGGTGGGCGGGGCTCACGCTGCATGCGCGTGGTCGTATGCCGCTTCGGATGTACGCGCACACGTTCGACGCCCCGCACGAGGCGTATTTTCCGGCCGAGAGCGCCGAGATGGCGGAGTGGATCCGGGCGCGCGCGGCCGAGGGGGACGAGCTCCTCGTTCGAGGGAACGCGCACGACGTCTACGTCCGAACCGGCCTCCGCTACCGCGGGAGGTTCGGGTCGTCCGGGCCGCTCACCGCGAAGGGCTGCGCCTACAAACGCGCGGCGTGGCTCGCCCAAGACGGCAACGAGCTGCGCGCGCGGCGGCCGAGGTTCGTGGTCGTCGAGGTCGTCGACGAGAGCAAGCGCTCCGCCGAGCCGGACGAGGGCAAGGGCTTCGCCGAACCGTTCCTGCTTCTCGGGTACACCGAGGGCTTTCGAACGTCGCACTACGTCGTGCTCGAGCGCCCTCGTTGA
- the maf gene encoding septum formation protein Maf, translating into MPKVVLATTSRFRVALFQRLGIPFDAVPHACDERALEPRTSDPVVVAAFLARAKAESLADSLPGEVIVGSDQVVEIDGTILGKPGSKEKAREQLARLSGREHRIVTAVAVRTPTGQVLEHVDVHVMTMRSLTPLAIAAYVDADDPHDCAGAYKLEESGIMLFSSIRGDDHTAIVGLPLMATVTLLERAGVPVLEPA; encoded by the coding sequence ATGCCGAAGGTCGTGCTCGCCACCACGTCGAGGTTTCGTGTCGCCCTCTTCCAACGGCTCGGGATCCCGTTCGACGCCGTGCCGCACGCGTGCGACGAGCGCGCCCTCGAGCCTCGCACGAGCGATCCCGTGGTGGTCGCCGCGTTCCTCGCGCGCGCCAAGGCCGAGAGCCTCGCCGACTCGCTGCCCGGGGAGGTGATCGTCGGCTCGGATCAGGTGGTCGAGATCGACGGCACGATCCTCGGCAAACCCGGCTCGAAGGAGAAGGCCCGTGAGCAGCTCGCGCGCCTCTCGGGCCGTGAGCACCGCATCGTCACCGCGGTCGCCGTGCGCACCCCGACCGGCCAGGTGCTCGAGCACGTGGACGTGCACGTCATGACCATGCGTTCGCTCACCCCGCTGGCCATCGCGGCCTACGTCGACGCCGACGACCCCCACGACTGCGCGGGCGCCTACAAGCTCGAGGAGAGTGGAATCATGCTCTTTTCGTCGATCCGGGGCGACGACCACACCGCCATCGTGGGGCTCCCGCTCATGGCGACCGTGACCCTGCTCGAGCGCGCGGGCGTCCCCGTGCTCGAGCCGGCGTGA
- a CDS encoding DUF1232 domain-containing protein encodes MTKSKKSLGRFAAVRRYLGDRDASFFGKAFLLFAVVYVATPVDLVPEAFVPVLGWLDDIGVVGLALFHLGRVTKRYQEADAKLEANTIDTVGYEIA; translated from the coding sequence ATGACGAAATCCAAGAAGAGTCTCGGTCGTTTCGCTGCGGTCCGGCGCTACCTCGGGGACAGGGACGCCTCCTTCTTCGGCAAGGCGTTCCTCCTCTTCGCCGTCGTCTACGTCGCCACCCCGGTCGACCTCGTGCCCGAGGCGTTCGTGCCGGTGCTCGGTTGGCTCGACGACATCGGCGTCGTCGGCCTCGCACTCTTCCACCTCGGCCGCGTCACGAAGCGCTACCAAGAGGCCGACGCGAAGCTCGAGGCGAACACCATCGACACCGTCGGCTACGAGATCGCGTAA
- a CDS encoding DUF2914 domain-containing protein, translating to MNVVAVPPPGPEPVPPPLEGADVLASADTPEPTKVAPSSPPPQGSPAPGPVREPARSVDPVPLGLRDKVRAFTNRHSKKLWWAHSVYALGLGTGVVLFAQKGFEQARYLAVTAGGAWLLVLLFFRLHGSGTSQASLEGAETKTKLRFYAMTYALKNLYQSMLFFLLPFYWKSTTLDSKNGWFIVLLAACALLSTLDVVMDRVLLKWVGLASIFHAVALFGCMNLIVPALFPNTRTLYSLMIAAGVTTLAFWTMHLDLSAYKKRGVLLAIALSALAMVGLVYQGRTVIPPVPMHLSRASVGPMTLADGRLAMEVKVLHPSVIQQLQAVTDVVVPGGKGDRLRHVWRHDGNEVVRANEETSRVEGPEGSVRLRSRLSGDNLPAKLAGNWSVDVETEDGQLVGRTTFLVAE from the coding sequence ATGAACGTGGTAGCCGTGCCCCCTCCCGGACCCGAGCCTGTCCCGCCGCCCCTCGAGGGCGCCGACGTGCTCGCTTCGGCCGACACGCCGGAGCCCACCAAGGTCGCGCCGTCGTCTCCGCCGCCCCAAGGGTCGCCCGCACCCGGCCCGGTACGCGAGCCCGCGCGCTCGGTCGATCCCGTACCGCTCGGCCTTCGCGACAAGGTCCGCGCGTTCACGAACCGACACTCGAAGAAGCTCTGGTGGGCCCACTCGGTCTACGCGCTCGGGCTCGGCACGGGCGTCGTGCTGTTCGCGCAAAAGGGCTTCGAGCAAGCGCGGTACCTCGCCGTCACGGCCGGCGGCGCGTGGCTGCTCGTGTTGCTCTTCTTCCGCCTCCACGGGTCGGGCACGAGCCAGGCTTCGCTCGAGGGCGCCGAGACGAAGACGAAGCTTCGTTTCTACGCCATGACGTATGCCCTGAAGAACCTCTACCAGAGCATGCTGTTCTTCCTCCTCCCGTTCTACTGGAAGTCGACCACGCTCGACTCGAAGAACGGTTGGTTCATCGTGCTGCTCGCGGCCTGCGCGCTGCTCTCCACGCTCGACGTGGTCATGGATCGCGTGCTCTTGAAGTGGGTCGGGCTCGCGTCGATCTTCCACGCCGTCGCGCTCTTCGGCTGCATGAACCTCATCGTGCCCGCGCTCTTCCCGAACACGCGCACGCTCTACTCGCTCATGATCGCGGCGGGGGTTACCACGCTCGCGTTCTGGACGATGCACCTCGACCTCTCGGCCTACAAAAAGCGGGGCGTGCTCCTCGCTATCGCGCTCTCCGCGCTCGCCATGGTCGGGCTCGTGTACCAAGGGCGCACGGTGATCCCGCCGGTGCCGATGCACCTCTCGCGGGCCTCGGTCGGCCCCATGACGCTCGCCGACGGCCGCCTCGCCATGGAGGTCAAGGTCCTCCACCCGTCGGTCATCCAGCAGCTCCAAGCCGTGACCGACGTGGTCGTCCCCGGCGGCAAGGGAGACCGGCTCCGTCACGTCTGGCGGCACGACGGCAACGAGGTCGTCCGCGCCAACGAAGAGACCTCCCGCGTCGAGGGGCCCGAGGGCTCGGTGCGCCTCCGCTCGCGCCTCTCGGGCGACAACCTGCCTGCGAAGCTCGCCGGAAACTGGAGCGTCGACGTCGAGACGGAAGACGGGCAACTCGTCGGAAGAACTACGTTTTTGGTCGCCGAATAG
- a CDS encoding flippase-like domain-containing protein, translating to MSPKAKQRLFFAVKVVVTAGLVAWLVKKGALDMKSLGQFLEHPSLLVWDVLVFVLASIGFATMRWRALLSLAGAKVPFGRAVQLQLVSLFFNVVIPGNVGGDVIKALYVARDEGPEKRVPLLLVAFVERVVGLAGLVSVALLVVLVRGGELWENPQFRPLVTTVLLLGAGFVVGPIVFVALMRMYGARIEALASGPSKVAGLVTKIVSAFRLVSAKPSALVTALVLSMGVHGVNMILFTRMATLLCGFDVPFGKVATIYPIGLLSLMLPISAAGAGVGHMAFEKLFVMVGLPHGADAFNLFFFGQIGPCIFGFIPYLALREKIATVDAPASASEGAEPPAPSASEPPG from the coding sequence TTGTCCCCTAAAGCCAAGCAGCGGCTCTTCTTCGCGGTGAAGGTCGTCGTCACGGCGGGCCTCGTCGCTTGGCTCGTGAAGAAGGGGGCCCTCGACATGAAGTCGCTCGGGCAGTTCCTCGAGCACCCCTCGCTCCTCGTGTGGGACGTGCTCGTGTTCGTGCTCGCGTCGATCGGCTTCGCCACCATGCGATGGCGCGCGCTGCTTTCCCTCGCGGGGGCCAAGGTGCCCTTCGGTCGCGCCGTGCAGCTCCAGCTCGTGTCGCTCTTCTTCAACGTCGTCATCCCGGGGAACGTGGGCGGCGACGTGATAAAGGCCCTCTACGTGGCCCGCGACGAAGGCCCCGAGAAGCGTGTCCCGCTCTTGCTCGTGGCGTTCGTCGAGCGCGTCGTAGGCCTCGCGGGCCTCGTCTCCGTCGCCCTGCTCGTGGTTCTCGTCCGCGGGGGCGAGCTGTGGGAAAACCCTCAGTTTCGCCCCCTCGTGACCACGGTGCTCTTGCTCGGCGCAGGCTTCGTGGTCGGGCCCATCGTGTTCGTCGCGCTCATGCGTATGTATGGTGCACGTATCGAGGCGCTCGCGAGCGGACCTAGCAAGGTCGCGGGCCTCGTCACCAAGATCGTGTCGGCCTTCCGCCTCGTGTCGGCGAAGCCCTCGGCGCTCGTCACGGCCCTCGTGCTGAGCATGGGCGTGCACGGCGTCAACATGATCCTCTTCACGCGGATGGCCACGCTCCTCTGCGGGTTCGACGTCCCCTTCGGCAAGGTCGCCACGATCTACCCCATCGGCCTCTTGAGCCTGATGCTGCCGATCTCGGCCGCGGGCGCGGGGGTGGGGCACATGGCGTTCGAGAAGCTCTTCGTCATGGTCGGCCTCCCCCACGGCGCCGACGCGTTCAACCTCTTCTTCTTCGGGCAGATCGGTCCCTGCATCTTCGGGTTCATCCCGTACCTGGCGCTGCGCGAGAAGATCGCCACGGTCGACGCCCCGGCCTCCGCGAGCGAAGGCGCCGAGCCCCCCGCACCCTCGGCCTCCGAGCCCCCCGGCTGA